From Pseudomonadota bacterium:
TGTTTTAGGAAAACCTATCACTCCAGAAAATGGAGGATTTTCAAATATTACAAATATAAATTTCTCTGGAAGTTGGCTTTTTTTTGGGTGGATATATTTTGCTTCTTTCCAATCTTCTAAATTTCAAGCAACACCTGGAATGATGTTCTTTTCTTTACGCATCGAAGACTACCAAAAAAGAAGAATTTCCTTTTGGCGCGCAACCGGCCGCCTCTTGGCAAGCTATCTGTCTTCGCTTCTTTTTTGTCTTGGGTATATTATGATTGCCTTCACGCCGCGTAAACAAGCGCTTCACGATTATATTGCACGCACGCTTGTTGTCAAAAATTAAGATCTCTATAAAAGATTTTTCGAAGAAATATAAGAGAAGATATATGTTCTCTTTTAAAGAAACTTTTTTAAATTTAAGTCCCTCTCAATGAGAAAAAACTCTAATTTTTTAACCAAAAAGCAATCTTTTTTTATTGGAATTACAATTGGGCTGATTTGCCTTATTTATTATTTCTCTTACCAGCCTACTACAATCACTTCCTATGAAAGTTGTGACGTCTGTTTTTCTCCTCATGAACACTGTACTAATAAAATTATCCATTACATTGAAACTGCTGAAAAAACAATTTTTGTGCAAGCCTTTGTGTTGACGTCTTACCCAATAACAAATTCTCTTATCAAGGCTTTTAGGAGAGGTATAAATGTTAATGTCATTTTGGATGGGAAACAAGTTACATCAAAGCGTAGCCTGCATCCTCTTCTTATAGAAGCAGGCATTCAAGTTTATATTGATAAGATTAAAGGTGGGCTTGCCCACAATAAAATCATGATCTTTGATGAGGATATCGTTTTGACGGGAAGCTTTAACTTTTCAAAAAATGCTGACACAAAAAATGCTGAAAATATTCTTATTCTAAAAGATAAAGTTCTGGCAGCTCATTACCTTGAAAATTGGCGTCAAAGACGAGATGTTTCTATGCCCTTAATGCATAAAAACGGAAAAGAATAAATTTTTAAGTTACGCGTTAAACATTAAAACAATTGTTATAAATTATAATTTCTCTTAAGGGCCGCATATGTTTTCTCTAAAACTGGGAGATAATTTATAATATTTTTAAAAACACAAAGTGCATCTTTTTGACAATAGACTTGGGACGTGTTGTTTCGGTCATCTAGCATTTTTAACCAAACAGCTTCATTATTAATTAATGAATTAAACGCAGTCCTCTAATTGAATCTTCATTAAAGAACTGCGTAAAAGAATTTTAAGCATCCGTTATACGAATATTCCCGTAAGATAGAAGTCTAGAAAAGAAAGCTAAATTATTTTTTTTTTGCTTCTTCGACATGCTCTTCAAGTTCTACCTTAAGATCTGCCATTAATTTAGCGAAAGCCTCATCGAAGGTTCGTTTGCCATTAGCTACTTCTTGTGACAACTCATGCATTTCATTATGTACCGCATCATTATGAGCATTGGCTATATATGCACCACCCAGAATCAGAGCAGAAAAAGCACTTAAGAGTATTGTTTTTTTAATCATGATTTATATTTCCTTGAGTTGTATCATTTTAAAAAAATCTCTTTATCTTAAAGAGAAGGTGAAAGGCAAAGAAGTAAGTTGTTTTTCCGGTCTTTCTGTTTTTAAAGTCGTGAGGAACTTAATTCTTTGTCGTGGGAATATTAAAAGGATTTTTACTTTCGAAGTCAATCATATATGAGGGTAACAAAATTTATAAAGAATTTATTTACGAGACTTTTTTTGTTTTGTTTTTCATATTTAGCATTTACTCAACATTATAAGATAAAAGGATTCTAAAAGAGGGCATATACAAACTTTTTAACGCTCGCTTTAATTTCTTGACACGAGCGATCTAATGTACTAGCATGATATTACGTTAACACAGAAGGATTATTATGACCTCTCATTTTTTGCGCCCTTTAAAAAATCTTTTTGACTCTATTCTTATGCTGAAAACACCGCAGGAGATGGAAAATTTCTTTAAAGATCTCTGCACGCCCCAAGAAATTTCTGCGCTTAAAGAACGCTGGAAAGTATGCCAACTTTTGGAGGGCGAAGATCTTTCTTATCGTGAAATCCATAATCTTACGGGCGCGAGTCTCACAACGATTGGACGTGTTGCGCGCTTTTTAAAGGAAGAACCTTATCAAGGTTATAAAACGCTTCTTATGAAATTAAATCAGGAAGACCCCTCATGAACTCTATTTTATTTTCTCTCTTTCTAAGTATAAGTCTCCTAATTTCCCCCTCTCTTTTTGCAGAGTCTTTTAAAAAAGTTCTCATCAGCCAAGTTGCAGAACATCCAGCATTGAATTCAACAATAGAAGGAATCTTAGATGCTCTCAAAGAAGAAGGATATATCCCTGAAAAAAACCTAAAAGTTCGCGTTGAGTCAGCACAAGCAAACGCCGCTCTTGCAAGTCAAATTGCGCAAAAATTTGTCAATCAAGCACCTGATATTGTTGTCGGTGTCGGCACACTTTCAGCACAATCATTTGCCAAATATGCCCAAGAAGGTAAAGTCACTTTGGTGTTCAGTTCTGTGACAGACCCTCTCCAGGCAGGTCTCGTAAAAACGCTTCAAAATCCTTCTAATAATACGTCTGGTGTTTCAAATTTTGTAAAATTAGAACCCCAATTAGAACTTTTTAAGGCGCTGCAACCAAGCCTTAAGACACTCGGAATTTTATATAACCCAGGAGAGATTAATTCTGTCAGCATTGTCCAACAATTGGAAAAACTTTGTCCTCAATTTGGAATTAAACTTCTTAAACAAACAGCCAGCAAGACAGCCGATGTTTATCAAAGTGCCCTTAAACTTGCGCAAACTGTCGATGCTCTCTTCATTAGTAATGATAGCACGGCACTCAGCGCCTTTCAAAGTGTTGTTAAAGCTGCCGAAAGCACCGAAATTCCGATCTATGTAAGTGATACAGATATCGTCCAATTTGGCGCTGTAGCAGCCCTTGGCCCAAATCAATATGAAGTGGGAAAACAAACAGGATTTCTTATTGCACACGGACTTCGGGGTGCATCTATGGGAGACCAAGCTGTGGAATTTCCTTCTAAAACAGATCTTGTCTTCAATTTAGAAGCGGCTGCTAAAGCCCATATTAAGATTGAAAAATCTCTTTTAACACGTGCGGCTAAAATCATATCTTCTTCAGAAAGATCTTAAAATGACGGCTGCAGAAATACTTTCAAGCCTTGAGATGGGTCTTATTTATGGTATTGTTGCTCTCGGCATATATCTTACCTTTCGTATTATCGATTTTCCTGATCTTACCTGTGATGGAAGCTTTGTGTCGGGAGCAGCGGCCTCTGCCGTTCTTTTAAAAGCTGGAATACATCCCCTTTTAGCCCTTCTCTTTGCCCTTTTTCTTGGGGCTGTAGCAGGCTTTATAACAGGCATTCTTTATGTATATTGCCGGTTAACAAATTTACTGTCCGGCATACTAACGGCCTTTATGCTGTATTCTCTAAATCTAAAGCTCATGGGAGGCGCTCCAAACATACCTTTGTTTCACGCTTCAACTATCCTGGCACAATATCCTGTTCTTACTCTCATCACAATTGCCTGTATAATTTGGTCCCTCTGTAGCTATTTACTGACGACGGACTTTGGTCTCGCCTTACGAAGTATTGGACAAAATAAAAAGCTCGCGCGCATGTATGGCGTTCGTATTTCTTTACTGACGATGTATGGTCTTATTCTCAGTAATAGTCTTATCGGCTTAGGAGGGGCCTTATTCTGCCAGTATCAAAAATTTGCAGATATTTCACAAGGATTTGGAACGATTGTTATAGGTCTCGCAGCTGTTATGATTGGAGAAAAAATTCTTCCCTTTAGGTCAATGTGGATAGGCCCCCTTGCATGTATTTTGGGATCAATTGTGTACCGGTTCATTGTTGCGTGTGCACTGCATAGTGAATGGCTTGGCTTGGAATCCTCAGACCTTAATTTAATAACAGGCCTTATTATTGTATTCGTTATGCTCTTTTCATCTTTCTCTCCTAAAAGGAGGAAAAGTATATGTTAGAATTAAAAAACATCTTCGTTACCATAGGGAAAGACTCAGCCCTTGAACAACATGTCCTTAAAGACTTAAATTTAAGAATTTCCAAGGGAGAATTTGTTGTTATTATTGGAGGAAATGGCGCTGGAAAATCGACCTTATTTAATACGATTTCTGGGGAAGTTTTGCCGACAAAAGGATCTATCTTCCTTAAAAATATCAACATAAATCGGTGGCCAAATTATAAGCGATCTTCTCTTATTTCTCAAGTTCCTCAAGACCCACGCATTGCCACAATGGATGCAATGACCTTGGAAGAAAATTTAAGCTTTGCTTACATGCGTGGACAAAAAAGGACTCTTCTTCCTCAAAAAACCTCTCAACGCTTAAATTTCTTTCATCAAAAACTTTCTTCCTTGAATATCAATCTTGAAAATCGGCTGCATGAAATGGCTTCCAATTTATCGGGCGGGGAACGCCAGATTTTAAGCTTAATTATGGCAACACTCCACCCTTCAGAAATCCTTCTTCTTGATGAGATTACGGCTGCTCTTGATCCTAAAATGGCAGATCTTGTCATGAATCTTACACAAAAAATAGTCCATGATTCTGAGCAAACAACGCTTATGATTACCCACAATATGGATCATGCTTTAAAATTCGGAGATCGAACCTTGCTTCTTAAAAATGGAAAAATCGAGCATGAATTTTCTCGCAAAGAAAAACAATCTCTTACACCGGCAGATTTAAGCAAGCTTTTT
This genomic window contains:
- a CDS encoding RDD family protein, whose translation is MHYAGFWKRLFAGLLDNFILYMGIAFTFFVLGKPITPENGGFSNITNINFSGSWLFFGWIYFASFQSSKFQATPGMMFFSLRIEDYQKRRISFWRATGRLLASYLSSLLFCLGYIMIAFTPRKQALHDYIARTLVVKN
- a CDS encoding phospholipase D family protein, which codes for MRKNSNFLTKKQSFFIGITIGLICLIYYFSYQPTTITSYESCDVCFSPHEHCTNKIIHYIETAEKTIFVQAFVLTSYPITNSLIKAFRRGINVNVILDGKQVTSKRSLHPLLIEAGIQVYIDKIKGGLAHNKIMIFDEDIVLTGSFNFSKNADTKNAENILILKDKVLAAHYLENWRQRRDVSMPLMHKNGKE
- a CDS encoding transcriptional regulator codes for the protein MTSHFLRPLKNLFDSILMLKTPQEMENFFKDLCTPQEISALKERWKVCQLLEGEDLSYREIHNLTGASLTTIGRVARFLKEEPYQGYKTLLMKLNQEDPS
- a CDS encoding ABC transporter substrate-binding protein, producing MNSILFSLFLSISLLISPSLFAESFKKVLISQVAEHPALNSTIEGILDALKEEGYIPEKNLKVRVESAQANAALASQIAQKFVNQAPDIVVGVGTLSAQSFAKYAQEGKVTLVFSSVTDPLQAGLVKTLQNPSNNTSGVSNFVKLEPQLELFKALQPSLKTLGILYNPGEINSVSIVQQLEKLCPQFGIKLLKQTASKTADVYQSALKLAQTVDALFISNDSTALSAFQSVVKAAESTEIPIYVSDTDIVQFGAVAALGPNQYEVGKQTGFLIAHGLRGASMGDQAVEFPSKTDLVFNLEAAAKAHIKIEKSLLTRAAKIISSSERS
- a CDS encoding ATP-binding cassette domain-containing protein, which translates into the protein MLELKNIFVTIGKDSALEQHVLKDLNLRISKGEFVVIIGGNGAGKSTLFNTISGEVLPTKGSIFLKNININRWPNYKRSSLISQVPQDPRIATMDAMTLEENLSFAYMRGQKRTLLPQKTSQRLNFFHQKLSSLNINLENRLHEMASNLSGGERQILSLIMATLHPSEILLLDEITAALDPKMADLVMNLTQKIVHDSEQTTLMITHNMDHALKFGDRTLLLKNGKIEHEFSRKEKQSLTPADLSKLFNVL